One genomic window of Cercospora beticola chromosome 5, complete sequence includes the following:
- a CDS encoding uncharacterized protein (antiSMASH:Cluster_18): MAVLFAPASPTVSAPNVRRNHTAARSAAGLINETAIALLPSSADDFAGAQVTVPDMNLLADGAPTSPAPRPPRPATGLRLPSFELLGIAAPHPDRFGSLAFHDHDPTMPAALDGHHAGGHAMLPDMDSLKIESPLAASPTKPKLPPGLVQTPFRHDVATLTPPAEAAEPAWHPAILAHLSDSSMGSRPVEPCRLTSTPVRLAGERPVVVAAGGEAAPESSESVHPASHSQSHSPTDADSTWIDGAVNVLVSNVRSALLPNNPLRVLSHALPAPSTGHTYTKIIERIGAVTPSNPPTWINVFHAIPGKFNLPDIPTSPPSTPGLNTEEDYFTQKVFASAVPISDYQDDLSALPRSPRPIVPPSTVNLAIVERYIPPTSVNELKEMFSPNGPSLLVDRLVELSPAGGSLVFIYPTKAGATTFMREYLGPILDPLLRSTQVVNGISANLSQDLGTMAAAKQLQEFEQMQQSVETLCTRLAQRGRGRFAPIYASKAQVKIERAAWAKDWWPKQEYPRIKEAVTRATQEAQKKQSNRYMERASTPTELVSRLIEGVQKNRYPVGQEPSSGIEVSIFVIQRSA, encoded by the exons ATGGCCGTCCTGTTTGCTCCTGCCTCGCCCACCGTCTCCGCCCCCAATGTCCGCCGCAATCACACCGCCGCCCGCTCAGCTGCCGGGCTGATCAACGAGACCGCCATCGCCCTGCTGCCCAGCAGTGCGGATGACTTTGCGGGCGCGCAGGTGACAGTGCCAGACATGAACCTGCTCGCGGATGGTGCACCAACGAGTCCTGCACCGCGACCACCTCGACCAGCGACGGGCCTCCGCCTGCCTTCATTTGAGCTCTTGGGTATTGCCGCACCGCACCCGGATCGTTTTGGCAGCCTCGCCTTCCACGACCACGACCCTACGATGCCTGCCGCCCTCGACGGGCACCATGCGGGCGGACATGCAATGCTGCCTGACATGGACTCGCTGAAAATCGAATCTCCCTTAGCCGCATCGCCCACGAAGCCCAAACTTCCCCCGGGCCTCGTGCAAACGCCTTTTCGACACGATGTCGCTACTCTCACACCGCCCGCCGAAGCTGCTGAGCCTGCATGGCATCCTGCAATCCTCGCCCACCTCTCCGACTCGTCCATGGGATCGCGGCCTGTCGAGCCATGCCGCTTGACTTCAACACCGGTACGTCTTGCTGGGGAACGCCCTGTCGTCGTTGCTGCAGGTGGAGAGGCAGCGCCAGAGTCCAGCGAAAGCGTGCATCCAGCGAGTCATTCGCAGAGCCATAGCCCGACCGATGCAGATTCAACCTGGATTGACGGAGCTGTCAATGTGCTCGTCTCCAACGTCCGAAGCGCGCTCCTCCCGAACAACCCATTGCGAGTCCTCTCACACGCCTTGCCTGCGCCCTCGACCGGGCACACCTACACCAAAATCATTGAGCGAATTGGCGCCGTGACACCCTCCAATCCGCCCACGTGGATCAACGTCTTTCACGCCATACCTGGCAAGTTCAATCTGCCTGACATACCCACCTCTCCTCCAAGTACGCCTGGCCTGAATACTGAAGAGGACTACTTCACACAGAAGGTCTTTGCGAGTGCTGTGCCGATATCCGACTACCAAGATGACCTTTCCGCTCTCCCTCGATCTCCACGGCCCATTGTGCCACCATCCACTGTCAACCTTGCCATTGTAGAGCGCTACATTCCACCGACCTCTGTGAATGAGTTGAAAGAAATGTTCAGCCCCAACGGGCCATCG CTTCTTGTCGATCGACTCGTTGAGCTTTCGCCCGCCGGTGGCTCGCTCGTCTTCATTTATCCCACAAAGGCCGGCGCAACAACCTTTATGAGGGAGTATCTCGGTCCCATTCTTGACCCTCTTCTACGAAGCACACAAGTCGTCAACGGCATTTCCGCGAACCTGAGTCAGGACTTGGGGACAATGGCGGCCGCGAAACAGTTGCAGGAGTTCGAGCAGATGCAGCAATCGGTGGAAACATTGTGCACCAGGCTCGCGCAGCGCGGTCGAGGCCGATTCGCGCCTATCTACGCATCAAAGGCCCAGGTCAAGATCGAGCGCGCAGCATGGGCGAAAGACTGGTGGCCGAAACAAGAGTATCCTAGAATCAAAGAGGCAGTTACTCGTGCAACACAGGAAGCGCAGAAAAAGCAAAGCAATCGATACATGGAAAGAGCTTCAACACCGACAGAACTCGTGTCGAGATTGATTGAAGGGGTGCAAAAGAATCGTTATCCGGTAGGCCAGGAGCCATCGAGCGGCATTGAAGTGAGCATATTTGTGATCCAGCGTTCAGCGTAG